One region of Mucilaginibacter sp. 14171R-50 genomic DNA includes:
- a CDS encoding DnaJ C-terminal domain-containing protein, giving the protein MAFIDYYKILGVNKNASEKEIKSAYRKMARKYHPDVNPNDAEAEKQFKQVNEANEVLSDPEKRKKYDKYGENWQHGEAYEQQARQQSQQRSYGGGGGAQGFGGYDFGGGGGDFSDFFNSMFGGGPPGSGSGGRQSARYRGQDMNAQLQLSLRDILESKKQTITVNGKNIRLTIPAGIENGQTIKIAGHGGPGSNGAPAGDLYITFSIPDDPEFKRVGNDLYRTINIDLYTAVLGGEITADTLTGKVKLKVQPGTQPGAKVKLKGKGVPVYKKEAHFGDLYLTYNVQLPTSLTAKQKELFEELAKS; this is encoded by the coding sequence ATGGCATTTATTGATTATTATAAGATACTTGGCGTAAACAAAAACGCATCCGAAAAAGAAATAAAAAGCGCTTATCGTAAAATGGCCCGCAAATACCACCCGGACGTTAATCCTAACGATGCGGAAGCCGAAAAACAATTTAAGCAGGTGAACGAAGCTAACGAGGTTTTAAGCGACCCCGAAAAACGCAAAAAATACGATAAGTATGGCGAAAACTGGCAGCACGGCGAAGCTTACGAGCAGCAGGCGAGGCAGCAAAGCCAGCAGCGCAGCTACGGCGGCGGTGGTGGCGCGCAAGGTTTTGGCGGTTACGATTTTGGCGGCGGTGGCGGAGATTTTTCTGATTTCTTTAATTCGATGTTTGGCGGAGGCCCGCCGGGCAGTGGGAGCGGGGGCAGGCAATCGGCACGTTACCGGGGGCAGGATATGAACGCGCAGCTGCAGCTAAGCCTGCGGGACATACTGGAATCAAAAAAGCAAACCATAACCGTTAACGGTAAAAACATACGCCTTACTATCCCGGCAGGCATAGAGAACGGGCAGACCATAAAAATTGCCGGGCATGGAGGCCCTGGCAGCAATGGGGCACCTGCCGGCGATTTGTATATAACCTTTTCCATCCCGGATGACCCGGAATTTAAACGGGTAGGCAATGATCTGTACCGCACGATAAACATCGATCTTTATACCGCCGTTTTGGGGGGTGAAATTACAGCCGATACCTTAACAGGCAAGGTAAAACTGAAAGTGCAGCCGGGCACGCAGCCGGGCGCTAAAGTTAAACTAAAGGGCAAGGGTGTGCCGGTTTATAAAAAGGAAGCGCATTTTGGCGACCTTTACCTTACCTACAATGTACAGCTGCCAACCAGCCTTACCGCTAAACAAAAAGAGTTATTTGAAGAACTGGCTAAATCATAA
- a CDS encoding metallophosphoesterase: protein MKFLKIFLIISAITLLMDWYVFNGLRTFTADWQSRPLRQLVTWGFLVVSVGVTVVFLLGLGSMSSARGMTPFHEWMLSLFLTFFVTKLVFLIVLSLGDLVRFFYGIARAVSTDSKPGGAFFPSRRKFITEIAILVAAIPFTSFFYAMFRGKYDYKVHRQTIYFDDLPDAFDGFTITQLSDIHSGSFDNVKAMQRGIDLAKAQKSDLFVFTGDLVNNAAWEIEQYIDRFGQIKAPYGQYSILGNHDYGDYIHWDSEQEKRANLAKLKQHHADLGYRLLLNENVVLEKGGQKLSLIGVENWGDGFIQLGDIDRAVEGVDANAFKILLSHDPSHWEKIVKQHPANVHLTLAGHTHGAQFGVEAANLRWSPVKYRYPDWAGLVKHDNRYLYINRGFGFLAFSGRLGIWPEVTVLTLKKRV from the coding sequence ATGAAGTTTCTTAAAATATTTCTTATTATATCGGCTATCACCCTGTTAATGGACTGGTATGTTTTTAACGGGTTGCGCACCTTTACTGCCGATTGGCAATCACGGCCATTGCGGCAGTTAGTTACCTGGGGGTTCCTGGTGGTTTCTGTGGGTGTAACTGTGGTTTTTTTGCTTGGGTTAGGCAGCATGAGCAGCGCCCGTGGCATGACACCGTTTCACGAATGGATGCTAAGCCTGTTCCTTACCTTTTTTGTTACCAAGCTGGTTTTTCTGATAGTGCTTTCCTTAGGCGACCTTGTCCGTTTCTTTTACGGCATTGCGCGCGCTGTTAGCACCGACAGCAAACCGGGCGGCGCGTTTTTTCCCTCGCGGCGCAAATTTATTACCGAAATAGCCATCCTGGTGGCCGCTATACCTTTTACATCGTTCTTTTACGCCATGTTTCGGGGCAAATATGATTATAAGGTGCACCGGCAAACCATTTATTTTGATGACCTGCCGGATGCCTTCGATGGCTTTACCATTACCCAGCTATCAGATATCCACTCGGGCAGCTTTGATAATGTAAAAGCCATGCAGCGGGGTATCGACCTGGCAAAAGCTCAAAAGTCCGACTTGTTTGTGTTCACCGGCGACCTGGTGAACAATGCCGCCTGGGAAATTGAACAATACATCGACCGTTTTGGGCAGATAAAAGCGCCTTACGGGCAGTACTCTATCCTGGGCAACCATGATTATGGCGACTACATTCATTGGGACAGCGAGCAGGAAAAACGGGCTAATTTAGCCAAGCTAAAGCAGCATCATGCCGACCTGGGTTACCGTTTGTTGCTTAACGAGAACGTTGTACTGGAAAAAGGCGGGCAAAAGTTATCACTGATAGGCGTGGAAAACTGGGGCGATGGTTTTATACAGCTTGGTGATATTGACAGGGCCGTTGAAGGGGTTGATGCAAATGCTTTTAAAATCCTCCTCTCGCACGACCCTTCACACTGGGAAAAAATAGTAAAACAACACCCTGCCAATGTACACCTTACCCTTGCCGGGCATACCCATGGCGCGCAGTTTGGCGTTGAGGCGGCAAACTTACGATGGAGCCCTGTAAAATACCGCTATCCTGATTGGGCCGGGCTGGTAAAACATGACAACCGCTATTTGTATATAAACCGCGGGTTTGGGTTCCTGGCGTTTTCAGGCCGCTTAGGTATCTGGCCGGAGGTTACGGTGCTAACGCTGAAGAAGAGGGTTTAA
- a CDS encoding MBL fold metallo-hydrolase, translating to MNNIKITKYLHSCLVFELDRHKLLFDPGKFSFAEGRVTPQMFADVNSIIITHIHPDHLDIENLKAILALSDATLYTNAEVGAAIQKEGIQFKVIEKGVYHIGPFKLEAIPVQHEPLLDNPIPQMTGFIINDKVLHPVDSMEAKLTGYKNIDLLLMVTMAPFTNELRIAAFADAVNPKQILPVHDGYAKDFFIEQRYDNYSTHFKKAGIQFHKVYRVGDSVIL from the coding sequence ATGAATAATATAAAGATCACTAAATACTTACATTCGTGCCTTGTTTTTGAGCTGGATAGGCATAAGCTTCTGTTCGACCCGGGTAAGTTTAGCTTTGCTGAAGGACGGGTTACGCCACAAATGTTCGCGGATGTAAACAGTATTATCATTACGCACATCCATCCCGATCACCTCGATATCGAAAACCTGAAAGCGATATTAGCCTTAAGTGATGCTACTTTATATACTAACGCAGAAGTAGGTGCAGCTATTCAGAAAGAGGGCATTCAATTTAAAGTAATAGAAAAAGGCGTTTACCACATAGGCCCTTTTAAATTAGAGGCTATTCCCGTGCAGCACGAGCCCCTGCTTGATAACCCTATACCGCAGATGACCGGCTTTATTATTAATGATAAGGTGCTTCACCCTGTTGATTCTATGGAGGCTAAGCTTACCGGATATAAAAATATCGATCTGTTGCTGATGGTTACTATGGCGCCTTTTACAAACGAACTGCGCATAGCCGCCTTTGCCGATGCCGTAAACCCCAAACAGATACTGCCTGTGCACGATGGGTACGCCAAAGATTTTTTTATTGAACAGCGCTATGATAATTATAGCACACACTTTAAAAAGGCCGGCATACAATTTCATAAAGTATACCGGGTTGGGGATAGCGTAATTCTTTAA
- a CDS encoding alpha/beta hydrolase, translating into MKTIIFIHGMFQNPKSWNNWVTYFTNKGYNCLAPAWPKHEGEPEDLRNYPPEGLGDLRLNNIVENIEALIRVQDEPPILIGHSVGGLIVQLMVAKGLADMGVAISAVAPNTMLAFDWGFMKNSALIANPFKDNQPFYTDPESFHESFCNTMSIEDSKAAFEETATHDSRNVLRDCMGEDGEIDTGMPHSPLLFIGAEKDEIIPAELCKRNAEAYEDDSSISDYKEFPNRGHWICGQDGWEDVAAYIAEWLQRHKTIKYNVKYIAAN; encoded by the coding sequence ATGAAAACGATCATCTTTATCCATGGCATGTTCCAAAATCCCAAAAGCTGGAACAATTGGGTAACTTACTTTACTAACAAAGGTTACAATTGCCTGGCCCCCGCTTGGCCAAAGCATGAAGGCGAGCCCGAAGATCTGCGTAACTATCCGCCTGAAGGGCTTGGAGATCTGCGGCTTAACAACATTGTGGAAAATATAGAAGCGCTGATACGTGTGCAGGATGAGCCACCCATTTTAATTGGCCACTCGGTTGGAGGGTTGATAGTGCAGCTGATGGTGGCCAAAGGCCTTGCTGATATGGGCGTTGCCATAAGCGCGGTTGCGCCAAATACCATGCTTGCCTTTGATTGGGGTTTTATGAAAAACAGCGCGTTAATAGCTAACCCGTTTAAAGATAACCAACCTTTTTATACAGACCCGGAAAGTTTTCATGAGTCGTTTTGTAATACCATGAGCATAGAGGATAGTAAAGCAGCTTTTGAAGAAACCGCCACCCACGACAGCCGTAATGTGTTACGCGATTGTATGGGCGAGGATGGCGAAATTGATACCGGGATGCCGCATTCGCCGCTGTTATTTATTGGTGCCGAAAAGGATGAGATAATACCCGCCGAGCTTTGCAAGCGAAATGCCGAAGCGTATGAAGATGATTCGAGTATATCAGATTATAAAGAATTTCCCAACCGTGGCCATTGGATATGCGGGCAGGATGGCTGGGAAGATGTTGCGGCTTACATTGCAGAATGGCTGCAGCGGCACAAAACCATTAAATACAACGTAAAATATATAGCGGCCAATTAG
- a CDS encoding ROK family protein has product MEIKGTGVKSGWLKNMIIKRLYFDKAMSCAGLSQLFDKSIPSIAKAINELIKEGFVIEQGYAPSSGGRRPLMYAINTNAMFILAVAMDQLSARIQLIDLNNNPVAEMATVELKLHNNDDALPQLIRHLNQYVEDSGIQKKKIAGIGIGMPGFINAVEGINYTYLDAGGESLSKYIAKETGITTYIDNDSSLIALAEQKFGIARSQQEVMVINLGWGIGLGMIIDGKIFRGYNGFAGELSHIPLSDNGALCVCGKRGCLEAEASMLVVAEKAEEGIKKGRVTSLKPHNGQSKLMGEDLMEAANQGDQFAIELLTDAGYKIGKALAILIHIMNPANIVLSGRGAKVGKILMAPIQQALHKYCIPRLSSGTELLISSLGFDAELIGAAVLVMENFDKEEKAK; this is encoded by the coding sequence ATGGAAATAAAAGGCACTGGTGTAAAAAGCGGATGGTTAAAAAACATGATCATCAAAAGATTATATTTTGATAAAGCGATGTCGTGCGCCGGATTAAGCCAACTTTTTGATAAAAGCATCCCCTCAATAGCGAAAGCTATTAATGAGCTTATTAAAGAAGGTTTTGTAATAGAACAAGGCTACGCGCCATCAAGCGGCGGCAGGCGGCCTTTAATGTATGCCATCAACACCAACGCCATGTTTATACTGGCTGTGGCGATGGACCAGCTATCCGCGCGCATACAACTTATTGACCTTAATAACAACCCGGTTGCCGAAATGGCCACGGTAGAGCTTAAGCTACACAATAACGACGATGCTTTGCCCCAACTTATCAGACATTTAAACCAATATGTAGAAGATAGCGGCATCCAAAAAAAGAAAATAGCGGGTATTGGCATAGGCATGCCCGGTTTTATAAACGCGGTTGAAGGCATTAACTATACTTATCTTGATGCGGGCGGCGAAAGCCTGAGCAAATACATTGCAAAAGAAACCGGCATCACCACTTATATTGATAACGATAGCAGCCTGATAGCCCTTGCCGAGCAAAAGTTTGGTATAGCGCGTTCGCAACAGGAAGTAATGGTGATAAACCTGGGCTGGGGCATTGGCCTGGGGATGATCATTGACGGGAAAATATTTAGGGGATATAATGGTTTTGCCGGGGAGTTGAGCCACATCCCGCTATCAGACAACGGCGCATTGTGCGTTTGCGGTAAACGTGGCTGCCTGGAGGCTGAGGCATCAATGCTGGTGGTAGCCGAAAAGGCCGAGGAAGGGATAAAAAAAGGACGTGTAACCAGCCTTAAACCACATAACGGCCAATCGAAACTAATGGGCGAAGACCTGATGGAGGCCGCCAACCAGGGCGACCAGTTTGCCATTGAGCTGCTTACCGATGCTGGTTATAAAATTGGCAAAGCACTGGCTATCCTTATCCATATCATGAACCCGGCAAACATCGTTTTAAGCGGCCGCGGCGCTAAGGTTGGCAAAATACTTATGGCGCCTATACAGCAGGCTTTGCATAAATATTGCATTCCGCGCCTTTCATCCGGAACCGAACTGCTGATATCATCATTAGGTTTTGATGCCGAGCTGATTGGCGCCGCCGTGCTGGTAATGGAAAACTTTGACAAGGAGGAGAAGGCAAAATAG
- a CDS encoding ABC transporter ATP-binding protein, whose protein sequence is MKDDLILETISVTKNFFGDKSSGVNNITVFIPKGKITAIVGESGSGKTTLLKLLSGTMKPDSGDVFFHGQPLPVRTAHLTSAHTVITMVSQDNTDMNMGASVWDNVGNGLPTEDANYKIQKTTQALNLLGIYDLRDQPFGKLSGGEKQRVTIARALINRPEVLMLDEPFNQVDANYRESLQHDIRQIVKEWGVTVILVSHDPAELLSMADELIVIKEGEIVEYGSPEELYHKPRLLYTSKILVSCSELTAAQAKVCGIKSKRGTVVIYAEHISITPLAMGAKWTVKQVLFKGFFEELIIEREEVTLRVINYSRGKHPVGSKIGISIKKFYEFGKWLS, encoded by the coding sequence ATGAAAGATGACCTGATACTGGAAACCATATCGGTTACCAAGAATTTTTTTGGCGATAAATCATCAGGCGTTAATAACATCACCGTTTTTATACCAAAGGGCAAAATTACAGCCATTGTGGGCGAAAGCGGCAGCGGTAAAACCACACTGCTTAAACTGCTGTCAGGTACCATGAAGCCCGATTCGGGCGATGTATTCTTCCACGGTCAGCCATTGCCGGTGCGCACCGCTCATCTTACTTCTGCGCATACGGTAATTACTATGGTGAGCCAGGACAATACCGATATGAACATGGGGGCAAGTGTTTGGGATAACGTTGGCAATGGCCTGCCTACCGAAGATGCAAACTACAAAATACAAAAAACCACCCAGGCGCTAAACCTGCTGGGCATATATGACCTACGCGACCAGCCTTTTGGGAAACTTAGCGGCGGCGAAAAACAACGCGTTACCATTGCAAGGGCGCTTATAAACCGCCCCGAAGTATTGATGCTGGATGAACCCTTTAACCAGGTAGATGCCAACTACCGCGAAAGCCTGCAACACGACATACGCCAGATAGTAAAAGAGTGGGGTGTAACTGTAATACTGGTATCGCATGATCCGGCTGAATTGCTTTCTATGGCAGATGAACTGATCGTGATAAAGGAGGGCGAGATAGTAGAGTATGGCAGCCCCGAGGAGCTTTACCACAAGCCCAGGTTACTGTACACCTCAAAAATACTGGTAAGCTGCAGCGAACTTACCGCCGCGCAGGCAAAGGTTTGCGGCATTAAATCAAAGCGGGGCACTGTAGTTATTTATGCCGAGCATATCAGTATCACCCCCTTGGCTATGGGCGCCAAATGGACGGTGAAGCAAGTGTTGTTTAAAGGTTTTTTTGAAGAGTTGATCATCGAGCGCGAAGAGGTAACCCTGCGGGTTATCAATTATAGCCGCGGCAAGCATCCTGTGGGCAGCAAAATAGGCATCAGCATTAAAAAGTTTTACGAGTTTGGCAAGTGGCTGAGTTAA
- a CDS encoding cupin domain-containing protein produces MNNTIIRRFADIEIKEIAPGYFSKLIHTATNTINFIEVKAGNAVPDHAHIHEQCAFVIEGKFQLTVNDEPKILDAGTFAVIPPNVRHSGLAITDCKLIDIFSPVREDYQKL; encoded by the coding sequence ATGAACAATACTATCATCCGCCGTTTCGCCGATATTGAAATTAAAGAGATTGCGCCCGGCTATTTCTCAAAGCTGATACATACCGCAACCAACACCATTAACTTTATTGAGGTTAAGGCCGGCAACGCGGTGCCCGACCATGCGCATATCCATGAGCAATGCGCCTTTGTAATTGAAGGAAAGTTTCAACTAACTGTTAATGACGAACCCAAAATACTTGATGCAGGCACGTTTGCGGTTATTCCGCCCAACGTGCGCCACAGCGGCTTAGCCATAACCGATTGCAAACTGATAGATATATTCAGCCCGGTAAGGGAAGATTATCAAAAACTATAA
- a CDS encoding chaperone modulator CbpM: protein MRTENLITVNDFCVYHNVEYTFVDYLAEAGLIKVTTVNKTNCIPIDEIQKLERMVRLHNELEINEPGIATINNLLQKLEDMQQEMSILRSKLKLYEG, encoded by the coding sequence ATGAGAACCGAGAATTTAATAACCGTGAACGACTTTTGTGTGTACCACAACGTGGAATATACTTTTGTTGATTACCTGGCCGAGGCCGGGCTGATTAAGGTAACAACCGTTAACAAAACCAACTGCATACCTATTGATGAGATACAAAAGCTGGAGCGCATGGTACGGCTGCACAACGAGCTTGAAATAAACGAACCGGGGATTGCAACGATAAATAATTTGCTGCAAAAGCTGGAAGATATGCAGCAGGAAATGAGTATTTTAAGAAGCAAATTGAAGCTTTACGAAGGGTGA
- a CDS encoding GNAT family N-acetyltransferase — MATLADAPELATLINAAYRGESSKKGWTTEADLIGGQRIDQEGVVEQLNDPDAVILKNTNEDSRITGCVYLQKRGQKIYLGMLTVSPALQANGLGRQLLTAAEDYALSINCRTIEMTVITTRTELLDWYERRGYSKTGEVIPLKITERNGILKQPIEMYKLEKTL, encoded by the coding sequence ATGGCAACCCTTGCTGATGCGCCCGAACTGGCTACGCTTATAAACGCTGCCTACAGGGGCGAAAGCTCGAAAAAAGGCTGGACCACTGAAGCAGACCTGATTGGCGGACAACGGATTGACCAGGAGGGGGTAGTGGAACAGCTAAACGATCCCGACGCGGTTATCCTTAAAAATACTAACGAAGATAGCCGGATAACCGGCTGTGTGTACCTGCAAAAGCGCGGCCAAAAAATTTACCTGGGCATGCTTACTGTATCGCCAGCGTTACAGGCAAACGGACTGGGCAGGCAGTTGCTAACAGCTGCCGAAGATTACGCTCTGAGCATTAATTGCCGCACCATTGAGATGACGGTTATTACCACCCGCACCGAATTGCTGGATTGGTACGAACGGCGTGGCTACAGCAAAACCGGCGAGGTTATACCGCTGAAGATCACCGAGCGTAACGGTATTTTAAAACAGCCGATAGAAATGTATAAACTGGAAAAGACACTGTAA
- a CDS encoding family 16 glycosylhydrolase, with amino-acid sequence MQARLVGLLALLAASTAVVAQPSKRDTVFFDDFKEGTLNRSKWNVEVTGHTVNDEQQAYVDSAATIYIENGTLVLKALYKPGYTSKQGNKYDFISGRINTSDKVMFTYGSASARMKVTGGEGMWPAFWALGKGKWPDCGEIDVMETVGDTTWTSNALHGPGYFGNTPLVYRAHFPKGTDATQWHVYSVDWTENSLTFKVDGLVTYKVTKAMAEKYGRWAFDNPKFLILNFALGGGYPNSVNKVSKPYYGLSQSSVDKIKGGDAKVYVDWVLVTK; translated from the coding sequence ATGCAAGCACGTTTAGTAGGCCTGTTGGCTCTTTTAGCAGCATCAACAGCAGTTGTTGCGCAGCCCTCAAAAAGGGATACCGTATTTTTCGATGATTTTAAGGAAGGTACGCTTAACCGCAGCAAATGGAACGTAGAAGTTACCGGCCATACCGTAAACGACGAACAACAAGCGTATGTCGATTCGGCCGCTACCATCTATATTGAAAATGGTACGCTGGTTTTAAAGGCGTTGTATAAGCCCGGTTATACCAGCAAACAGGGCAATAAGTATGATTTTATAAGCGGGCGTATCAACACGAGCGATAAAGTAATGTTTACTTACGGCAGCGCTTCGGCACGTATGAAGGTTACAGGCGGCGAGGGCATGTGGCCGGCGTTTTGGGCGTTAGGCAAAGGCAAATGGCCCGATTGCGGCGAGATAGACGTGATGGAAACCGTTGGCGATACCACCTGGACCAGCAACGCCTTGCACGGGCCGGGCTACTTTGGCAATACACCGCTGGTTTATCGCGCGCACTTCCCAAAAGGTACCGATGCTACCCAATGGCATGTTTACAGTGTTGACTGGACGGAAAACAGTTTAACTTTTAAGGTAGACGGCTTAGTTACCTATAAGGTTACCAAAGCTATGGCCGAAAAGTATGGCCGCTGGGCGTTTGACAATCCTAAGTTTTTAATATTGAACTTTGCCCTGGGCGGCGGGTATCCAAACTCGGTTAATAAGGTTTCCAAGCCCTATTATGGGCTATCGCAATCGTCAGTTGATAAGATCAAGGGCGGCGATGCCAAAGTATATGTAGATTGGGTACTGGTAACAAAATAA
- a CDS encoding YdeI family protein, which translates to MEPRFFETPADFRQWLQEHAATETELLVGFYKTGSGKPGITWPQSVDEALCFGWIDGVRKSLGDESYTIRFTPRKPNSIWSAVNIKKVAELTEKGLMQPAGIAAFAKRKEEKSAIYSFENEVMALKPEYEQQFKASKKAWEFFQAQAPWYKKVSIHRIMTAKQEKTQLSRLEALIKVSEKGERN; encoded by the coding sequence ATGGAACCCAGATTTTTTGAAACGCCGGCCGATTTCAGGCAATGGCTGCAGGAGCATGCTGCAACTGAAACCGAATTACTGGTTGGCTTTTATAAAACAGGCAGCGGTAAGCCGGGCATTACCTGGCCGCAATCTGTTGATGAGGCCTTGTGTTTTGGCTGGATAGATGGCGTACGCAAATCGCTTGGTGACGAAAGTTATACCATACGTTTTACACCGCGTAAACCAAACAGTATATGGAGTGCCGTTAACATAAAGAAGGTGGCCGAGTTAACCGAAAAGGGCCTCATGCAACCCGCGGGCATCGCCGCTTTTGCAAAGCGTAAAGAAGAAAAATCGGCCATTTACAGCTTCGAGAACGAAGTGATGGCGTTAAAGCCCGAATACGAACAACAATTTAAAGCCAGCAAAAAGGCGTGGGAGTTTTTCCAGGCACAGGCACCGTGGTATAAAAAAGTTTCTATCCACCGTATCATGACCGCTAAACAGGAGAAAACACAACTTAGCCGATTAGAAGCATTAATAAAAGTGAGTGAGAAAGGAGAGCGGAATTAG
- a CDS encoding DUF1493 family protein, with amino-acid sequence MEQIEPQLKDFIVDYCNRYKVYRLDPALLNADTSVDLDLDIYDIEIDLFLAEFAEHFKVDNSKFSWYKYGYPKGSARVRMLKLMFGYRRPWVKRLASYCYKPKFKVAVLNNALQNGRLV; translated from the coding sequence ATGGAGCAGATCGAACCGCAGTTAAAAGATTTTATAGTTGATTACTGTAATCGGTATAAGGTTTATCGGTTAGACCCCGCGCTGCTGAACGCCGACACCAGCGTTGACCTTGACCTTGACATATACGATATAGAAATAGACCTTTTTTTGGCCGAATTTGCCGAACATTTTAAGGTTGACAATTCCAAGTTCAGCTGGTATAAATACGGATACCCCAAAGGTTCGGCCAGGGTGCGTATGCTAAAGCTTATGTTTGGTTACAGGCGGCCATGGGTTAAACGGCTTGCGAGTTATTGTTATAAGCCAAAGTTTAAGGTAGCTGTATTGAACAATGCTTTACAAAACGGCAGGCTGGTATAG
- a CDS encoding HAD family hydrolase: MDSLQDKFDSIIFDLDGTLWDSTETITRAWQAALAQAPYMSHEVMTRERVRSITGMTYDRIFETLFPALTTEQRAEVQRLCSIAELDILHKQGGTLYPDLAETLAYLGEKYKLYIVSNCQSGYIELFLDLHNMHPYFRAHQCYGTKGNPKADNIKDIVNDHELKSPVYVGDTFGDHESASKAGVPFIFASYGFGQVTGGQVATIDSFRELKQLL; encoded by the coding sequence ATGGACAGCTTACAAGATAAATTCGACAGCATAATTTTCGACCTGGACGGTACCCTTTGGGATAGTACCGAAACCATTACCCGGGCCTGGCAAGCCGCGCTTGCGCAGGCGCCCTACATGAGCCACGAAGTAATGACCCGGGAGCGCGTGCGCTCGATAACCGGTATGACCTACGACAGGATCTTCGAAACGTTGTTCCCGGCTTTAACAACAGAACAACGCGCCGAAGTGCAGCGTTTGTGCTCAATAGCCGAGCTGGACATATTACATAAGCAGGGCGGCACACTTTACCCAGACCTTGCCGAAACGCTGGCTTACCTTGGCGAAAAGTATAAACTGTACATTGTAAGCAATTGCCAGAGCGGATACATCGAACTTTTTTTAGATCTCCATAACATGCACCCTTATTTCCGGGCGCACCAATGCTATGGTACTAAAGGCAACCCTAAAGCTGATAACATAAAGGATATAGTAAACGATCATGAGCTTAAAAGCCCTGTTTATGTGGGTGATACCTTTGGTGATCATGAATCGGCCAGCAAAGCGGGCGTTCCGTTTATTTTCGCTTCGTACGGTTTTGGCCAAGTTACGGGCGGGCAGGTTGCAACCATCGATAGTTTCCGCGAGTTAAAACAACTGCTGTAA
- a CDS encoding VOC family protein — protein MLNHSHFKPLKTAAFKVAAVLLLSVPIVSNAQTTKTLFNHVALCSKDLKKSNEFYTSVLNLKIIPNPFKDTVHTWYSIAPNIAMHVIQGGCSTAPKLIGDHICFSVPAITPFIAMLKQKNIPYTNWKGVPNQVEHRVDGVSQVYIQDPDGYWIEVNDAK, from the coding sequence ATGTTAAATCACAGCCATTTTAAACCATTAAAAACAGCTGCTTTTAAAGTTGCGGCGGTGCTTTTATTAAGCGTGCCAATAGTAAGCAACGCGCAGACCACCAAAACGCTTTTTAACCATGTTGCACTTTGTTCAAAAGATCTAAAAAAAAGCAACGAGTTTTATACGTCGGTTTTAAACTTGAAAATAATACCCAATCCCTTTAAAGATACCGTGCATACCTGGTACAGCATAGCGCCAAACATTGCCATGCACGTAATACAGGGAGGCTGCTCAACCGCGCCAAAACTTATTGGCGACCATATTTGCTTCAGCGTACCGGCAATTACCCCTTTTATTGCCATGCTTAAGCAAAAAAACATACCTTATACTAACTGGAAAGGTGTGCCAAACCAGGTAGAACACCGCGTAGACGGTGTATCGCAGGTTTACATTCAGGATCCGGATGGGTACTGGATAGAAGTGAACGACGCGAAGTAA